A genomic segment from Streptomyces sp. NBC_01233 encodes:
- a CDS encoding MIP/aquaporin family protein has protein sequence MSVTEPVGTALAAEAVIAADAPQPAPGATPPRTPLIARAAAELVGTAALVAVVVGSGIQATELTQDVGVQLLANSTATVFGLGVLIALLGPVSGAHFNPAVTLAEWWTARRGGAGVTARELAVYVPSQIVGAIAGAILADAMFGEPLVKWSTHDRSAGNLLLGEVVATAGLILLIFGLARTDRLRFAPVAVASYIGAAYWFTSSTSFANPAVTIGRAFTDTFAGIAPASVPGFIGMQLVGAVVGLALVAVIFMRGKTDSERPAA, from the coding sequence TTGTCCGTCACCGAGCCCGTCGGCACCGCACTCGCAGCGGAGGCCGTCATAGCCGCCGACGCGCCCCAGCCCGCCCCCGGCGCGACCCCGCCCCGCACCCCGCTCATCGCGCGGGCCGCCGCCGAGCTGGTCGGGACGGCCGCGCTCGTGGCGGTCGTGGTCGGCTCCGGCATCCAGGCCACCGAGTTGACGCAGGACGTGGGCGTGCAGCTGCTGGCCAACTCCACGGCCACGGTCTTCGGCCTCGGCGTGCTGATCGCCCTCCTCGGTCCGGTCTCCGGAGCTCACTTCAACCCGGCCGTCACGCTGGCCGAGTGGTGGACGGCTCGCCGCGGCGGCGCCGGGGTCACCGCCCGCGAGCTCGCCGTGTACGTGCCCTCGCAGATCGTCGGCGCCATCGCGGGCGCGATCCTGGCGGACGCGATGTTCGGCGAGCCGCTGGTGAAGTGGTCCACGCACGACCGCTCGGCGGGGAACCTCCTCCTGGGCGAGGTGGTCGCCACGGCGGGCCTGATCCTGCTGATCTTCGGCCTGGCCCGCACCGACCGCCTGCGCTTCGCACCGGTCGCGGTCGCCTCCTACATCGGCGCTGCGTACTGGTTCACCTCGTCCACCTCCTTCGCCAACCCGGCCGTGACGATCGGGCGTGCCTTCACGGACACCTTCGCGGGCATCGCCCCCGCCTCCGTGCCCGGCTTCATCGGCATGCAGCTGGTCGGCGCCGTGGTGGGCCTCGCCCTGGTGGCGGTCATCTTCATGCGCGGGAAGACGGACAGCGAGCGGCCCGCCGCATGA